GCTGCAGTAACTGAAGACGGTGACCTCTATGGATGGGGTTGGGGTCGATATGGAAACCTGGGTCTTGGGGACCGTAATGACCGTCTGCTTCCGGAAAAAGTATCTTCTGTGGAGGTAAATTATCCAACTGTCTCGCTCTTTTAGTTTGAAATCAACATGTCAACTCAACTGATTGTCTACTAACACCTTCAGCACTTAAAACTGCATGAAAATTGACCATTCCATCTTGGACCTGTTGCAAGTCAAAACACACTTGTTATTCTTTACTTGATCCATGAGATATGTCACCTGGGCATATCTTCAGCTGTGAGTTACTCATTTCTTATCTGTACCTATGTTGTTTTTTGAAAGTAAATATGTACCTATGTTGTCATCTTGAAACATCCCTCAACCAAAACCACCCTCGGAAGCTAATCTTTTTTCACGATAGAAACCATCAAAATACATAGAGTTCAGCTGATTAATCCGAGGTCTTTGTTCTTGTCTACTTTATCCAAATGATCTATCTTTCAAATATAAGCATGCAGTTCTACCAATTATATTTTCCAGTCCTGACAAAGTAAAGCACTAGTATGCCATCATCCAAGCACATAGTAGATGTTAAATATCTGATTTATTGGCTCCATAGTTAGTGAAAAGGTTTTTCCTTATTATAATGAGTATTTTCTATTTTCCTCGTTTTTAAATGTATGGCAGTTAAGACCAGCTATTAGTAAATCAGATATTTATCACCCGCTATGTGAAACAAATCTAAACAAACTAATCTCAGAATCCAGTTTTCCCTGCAGCTTGATCTTAttaattctttcaataagttaGGGTTACTTTCACAAGGATATGGTCATTAGGTTGTGTTCTCGTATTTTCCTTTTACTATTATTTCTCTTTCTGTTGTTCCAGGTTGTTCTATATTCTTATGTTTTGCCTTTTTTGTAGGGTGAGAAGATGGTGCTTGTTGCATGTGGATGGCGCCATACCATTACTGTTTCTGACTCTGGTACAATGTACACTTACGGTTGGAGCAAATATGGTCAATTGGGACATGGTGATTTTGAAGATCATTTAGTTCCACATAAACTTGAAGCTTTGAAAGATAGCACTATATCCCAGGTAAGCTACATTCCCAGACATGATTTCATGAAGGATTAATACAATCACACATTTAGTTTTCACTTTTGTGGGCTTTGGAAAGACACTGCTATGCACAGGCAGACAGTGTCAGAGACATAACTTATGCTGAAAACTTGAAGAATGCAATTTTTACATGTTGTCTGTACTCTGTAGTATAAatgttcttttattttatataCAAAATAATTAGGAAGTCTCCCCAAAAAAACTTAATTCCCTGTCTGACTAAATTAGCATGTTGTCAAGTCTTCTTGAAATCTTAATATTATCTGAGCTTTGGAAGAAAAGTTTATAATACACGTGTTCTGCTGATTTAGATTTCAGGTGGTTGGAGGCATACGATGGCACTTACATCAGAGGGAAAGCTTTATGGGTGGGGGTGGAACAAGGTCATTCTCTTAGTGCCTCTACTTCCTTTTGTGCCCCATAATTGCTTTTTCATTCAAATTGCACAAGCAAGATTCTATTATACTTTTATCGATGAAGTTTCCATGATGATTGAAAACTTCTGCTACACAGTTGAAAACAAGTTGAACCTTCCCTCGGTCAACTTGACAAACTTAGTTCAGAATTTGAACATTGTTCTTGTTACAAGGAATATGATTGAAGATAGATCGCTTGGAAAATCTCCATTGTTCTCCACTATAGGGAACATAGTCTATATATTGTCACAACTTTAAGCTATATCCAATCTCTTGATAAAACTCCCTAGCATAGGTGTTAAACCCTTTGGTTATCCCTCTTATCATTTGAGTTGTCTGTTAAATTCCTTGGCAGCCATTGACCAGTGGTAGATTGTCTTTCACCACTTTACTCCAATTTATTGTTGTTTAATGGTAATGGGGAATGCAAATTGGATATCCCTACAAAGTTGGTCATTTATCTCATATCGAGCTCAGTTATACCTGGTATCAAGAACATTCAATTATACATTTATACCTATGAAGCTCTTATCATTATCAGTCAGCAAATGTGTGCCAATCCTTACAACTCAAATAACTTAATGTAAAATGGTTAGTTTAAAGTTCTGAACTTAGCCTGTCCTGTTTTACTACTCTAGTCACAGGTTGTGCTCAGGTCTATTTCGGTACTGAGCTTTGCTTGAGTGCCAGCTCAATTGTATTTTATTTTCACTTCTCCATGTGATTTTTTTCTATCATTTTTTACACTGATTGTGTTTCATATTTTGAGCCTGCAGTTTGGACAAGTTGGAGTTGGCAACAACGATGATCATTGTTCACCAGTACAGGTTCATTTTCCAGAGGAACAGGTATGGCATGTTTGTGGGACGGTTTTATGCCGAACTTGTGCTCAACTAAATGATCTGCGTAGTACATGCATCACAAAAAGTCTCAGACACAACACTAATGGTCGTTCATTGATTCATGTGAATGGAGATTGCCAACTTCTGCTTATTACTGCTGTTTCTGCAGAAAATTTCCCAAGTTGCTTGTGGATGGAGACACACACTCGCCCTTTCCGAAAAGAAAAACGTTTTCTCCTGGGGAAGGGGTACTAGTGGACAGCTCGGCAATGGAGAAATAGTTGACAGGTGGTTCCCATCTAGTTCACTTGCTcaatatctttttcttttttccggAAGAAACTCGATATCTTATATTTGCTATCTATATGTGCTCTTCCGTGCTAACAATTTATCGACCTGTGCCATCCTGAAGGAATACACCTGTGCTGATTGACGCCTTAAGCCCAGACGGTTCTGGCTGCAAGAAGTTAGAGTCATCCGCAGCAGCTCCATTTGCAGGTTTGTATCACATCGTGCTCTAGTAGCCGCAGATGCTTTTACGGACATGCCATTGACGTGTATGCGCTATGTTTTCCAGCCAAGGTCTGGGTCTCTCCGTCAGAGAGATACGCCATAGTTCCTGATGAGAATGTAAGTTCAGTTCCCACCTGTTTAATTCCAAACAAATTACTCGCTGATGTTGCTGAACTGAAGTTCCTCTATGTGCTCATGTGCAGGTTCCCAAATCAGGCGAAGGCACCGCGCGCGGCAACGGGGCGGACGCGAACGTGCCGGAGAACGATGTAAAGAGAATGCGCGTGCAGTCGTAGTCCTACCACCATCTCCCCCTCCCTTAACCCTAGTACACTATAAAGAAAGAACCGGTTGCCTTAGTCCCTGCTGTTTCCTACCCAGAGGTGTTCGATTTTGTGCATTCTGTTCAGCCGAAgtgctccctctctctccggtGCGAACCTCCTCCTGCTGTTGGGACCTGAGATGGTGACATTGTCTCTCCTGGTGTTAAGAACTCGATCTGAGATGGTGCCGTTGCCTCGCAGCAATGTGTGATTCGCCTCGTGGAGGTGACTTGCAAAATCAGGCTTACACTGCTGCAAAATCAGGCTCACACCGCTCTCCAGCATCTGCTGTTAAGATGTGTTTCTGGGTCTTTTACATTCCGTGGAGGGTACAATAAGCGCCTCATCCTCGTTCCTTCTCAAGTTGCAGATGGCCAACCAAGTTATCAAGCAGTCACACACCTCTGAATTGTCGTGGTTGGCTTTTCATTTCCACCTCGCCCAATAAACAAACAGATGTGCAGCTCGGCCTTGTCCATGTCCATTATATTTGCTCGGCCTGTGAGCGCGGCGGCCCAGGCGCAGGAACGAAGAAGCGCGTTGCCGGGCGGGGCCGTAGTGGCAGCGCAGGCACGCACGGACCCGCCGAGGCGCCGGACCCAAATGTGTTGGCCATGGCTGACGGGCTGGCGCGCGTGGTGGCCTCGTCTGCGCGCGGGGAAAAGAGAGAGCATCAGACCATCAGTGCATCACCAGGCATGTGCGTGGCTCTTGTTAGTTGTTGTACGTACGTTGCACGCGTCTTTGAGCCCTTTGGGTCCTTTCCGGTTTTCATTTCGTGGAAAGGCTCTTTGAGAATGATACGGCAACCGAGCCACCGCGCACTTGTTGTTCCGGTCTGGTCATGCGACGCCGGGCGCACCTGACCTGACACCTCGGCCGGTGGCCCGATCGGTCGCTGCTGCACGGCATATACGTGTGACTGTGTGAGGCAAGCGTCACGCTCACGCCTCGACGGCGACACCGGTCGGATGATGGGTGTGGGTGCCCTGGGCGCGTCACGCCACGGAAACGGCCGAAGCGCTAGCACCCATCAGACAAACCCACCGCACGCCACGCCGACCCATCGGGCGTCAGGTGCCTGCCAAGCCAGCCCGCCCGTCCAGGT
This portion of the Setaria viridis chromosome 7, Setaria_viridis_v4.0, whole genome shotgun sequence genome encodes:
- the LOC117864521 gene encoding ultraviolet-B receptor UVR8, translated to MDSVMAAPDAPPQAVVLVSAGASHSVALLTGNALCSWGRGEDGQLGHGDAEDRLVPTVLSGFDAPGITSVICGADHTTAYSEEELQVYSWGWGDFGRLGHGNSTDVFTPQPVKALQGLKIKQIACGDSHCLAVTMAGEVQSWGRNQNGQLGLGTTEDSLLPQKIQAFEGVYVKMIAAGAEHTAAVTEDGDLYGWGWGRYGNLGLGDRNDRLLPEKVSSVEGEKMVLVACGWRHTITVSDSGTMYTYGWSKYGQLGHGDFEDHLVPHKLEALKDSTISQISGGWRHTMALTSEGKLYGWGWNKFGQVGVGNNDDHCSPVQVHFPEEQKISQVACGWRHTLALSEKKNVFSWGRGTSGQLGNGEIVDRNTPVLIDALSPDGSGCKKLESSAAAPFAAKVWVSPSERYAIVPDENVPKSGEGTARGNGADANVPENDVKRMRVQS